The genomic interval GAATACCGGCAGGCATCTGCACAATTGAAAGCAGTGAATCCATGCCCTTGAGCGCGCGGCTCTCGACCGGCACGCCGAGCACGGGGATCAGCGTTTGCGCTGCTGTCATGCCGGGCAAATGCGCGGCGCCGCCTGCGCCCGCAATGATGGCCTCGAGGCCGCGCGACTCCGCGCTTGCGGCAAATTCCGCCAGCCAAGCCGGCGTGCGATGCGCGGAGACAATGCGGCATTCGTGCGGCACCTCGAATTGCGCCAGCACTTCC from Cytophagia bacterium CHB2 carries:
- the purE gene encoding 5-(carboxyamino)imidazole ribonucleotide mutase; amino-acid sequence: MSEQSTPSPLVAVIMGSKSDWETMRHAAEVLAQFEVPHECRIVSAHRTPAWLAEFAASAESRGLEAIIAGAGGAAHLPGMTAAQTLIPVLGVPVESRALKGMDSLLSIVQMPAGI